From the genome of Triticum aestivum cultivar Chinese Spring chromosome 3B, IWGSC CS RefSeq v2.1, whole genome shotgun sequence, one region includes:
- the LOC123064642 gene encoding uncharacterized protein isoform X1, with protein MGSTPDVGLVGAERPCARQSRQWLTGFWCGSRPFCWLPQHHGHYSRSWVGWEAEGWVPSRDRRHMFVNQLHYALFRWCRSSRAAAWRTIELERVTVITLVELLCDEPGV; from the exons ATGGGCTCAACCCCCGATGTTGGCCTTGTCGGAGCAGAGCGACCGTGTGCTCGCCAGTCTAGACAATGGCTCACGGGATTCTGGTGTGGCTCCCGTCCCTTCTGTTGGCTTCCTCAACACCATGGCCACTACAGCCGTTCGTGGGTAGGGTGGGAAGCCGAAGGCTG GGTACCCAGTAGAGACAGAAGGCACATGTTTGTCAACCAGCTGCACTATGCTCT GTTTAGGTGGTGTCGTAGCAGCCGTGCCGCTGCATGGCGCACAATAGAGCTCGAGAGGGTGACCGTGATAACTTTGGTGGAGCTGCTCTGTGATGAACCAGGG GTGTGA
- the LOC123064642 gene encoding uncharacterized protein isoform X2, with product MGSTPDVGLVGAERPCARQSRQWLTGFWCGSRPFCWLPQHHGHYSRSWVGWEAEGWFRWCRSSRAAAWRTIELERVTVITLVELLCDEPGV from the exons ATGGGCTCAACCCCCGATGTTGGCCTTGTCGGAGCAGAGCGACCGTGTGCTCGCCAGTCTAGACAATGGCTCACGGGATTCTGGTGTGGCTCCCGTCCCTTCTGTTGGCTTCCTCAACACCATGGCCACTACAGCCGTTCGTGGGTAGGGTGGGAAGCCGAAGGCTG GTTTAGGTGGTGTCGTAGCAGCCGTGCCGCTGCATGGCGCACAATAGAGCTCGAGAGGGTGACCGTGATAACTTTGGTGGAGCTGCTCTGTGATGAACCAGGG GTGTGA